A stretch of Plasmodium knowlesi strain H genome assembly, chromosome: 1 DNA encodes these proteins:
- a CDS encoding ribonucleases P/MRP protein subunit POP1, putative yields the protein MAGHSNDPSRSAGGEEGSVQVRRSDNNGNNNTGGCNTDGHSQSNRQGDCGAERAPPSGILKKQSKGQAKTVQLNTSPGGNPHHMEGNRITAQGIYEREEENIYKSVYEVTPNAEPNFFNCDTVPWISSFFSLKEEDFTIFGNTLKKRNIFKRCFQRIHKNRRRRCMSFNPYRVPLTCKKVTLEEMLISEPKMKKKKKQKKKKKNPMLHYKHFYKRFILRGKKKKWLETHSYHSRRFHMANIYGYKLPLKNCSKISRRIFRYSKRKSLIHDMSYVEIIQLTGEEKAIVDMLKACTNVEQANMLRRKYLLGFLLGKMFIYQPDDDTVTRKEDNFFNAKNGLVCPAHFLWRAHINADMYLKKKKKKKKKNIKLNVSIGQEKSESPEEDKKQNGNNKLESRERDLWIFVHPLCLQQVMEILQNINGAVKIKHVKDICMYELIGPESFPLLLNILKIKSKYTVRDERDLYRFDYENVTLPYDFVIPLYALLPKAVGPFLLNYKVSDCAVKKWRGGKSLDGKEGDAPNVKAGDSHSQGSKGNNNGKDNDSDNDNDKENDIDLVENALDYLRTKNGNPTLKASSFSPYDNNILMNERIKQNVIKNIRVNKYEHVRSGKKKKVKTSILKMLRNNKNIESYDILREKRMSGVALGDLFRLDGDAPAPQTRRKKRRWQSSQSQPQLQPQEGQGQPPGEKSTNDEKVIQSYIEDFLYKSKDERKNGEEIDKTTGDKETNAIYAELKKNKLTISQNSKKYIKIPILVINQTCNSNQRYLILSPARKKSSVLFQLLVRNGCIAIGLKEREKILKCSDFLCYPKDFPDSHGGILYNKFREELARNKYFKKPLRKRINYYCLGINSPFNYSWLCIFPYNNHIKIIRASDWYNQFLLKTFLHRFLSISLKRLCVLDTVDGFYNFIDEFKAKFSVFSTYFISVYVHAYKEGTPQRLSHVCSLTMEQLVKFFMKHGDTNKMTEWLLHRRRTVNRGRNSNKVQKLKEPINRRYKSKAMKRNAPPASAKTESQIYHLDEESDANRGEKHKDDEIILASRKIIGYVSSGGHVLSKGRGCGVAHISFFFLLENLLNHAFVLRLLASDQIRINTQGREFPFLALIRNIDSVYYSHVWLALITEDKYLPF from the exons ATGGCGGGGCACTCGAATGACCCGAGCAGGTCGGCCGGTGGGGAGGAGGGTTCTGTGCAGGTCAGACGCAGCGACAACAACGGCAATAACAACACTGGCGGATGCAACACCGATGGGCACAGTCAGAGCAACCGTCAGGGTGATTGCGGCGCAGAGAGGGCACCCCCGAGCGGCATACTGAAGAAACAGAGCAAAGGACAAGCTAAGACAGTTCAGCTAAATACCAGTCCAGGGGGAAATCCCCACCACATGGAAGGGAACAGAATAACCGCTCAAGGTATAtacgaaagggaagaagaaaatatttacaaaagtGTGTACGAAGTGACCCCGAATGCGGAGCCCAACTTTTTTAATTGCGACACTGTTCCGTGgatatcttcctttttttctctgaaaGAGGAAGATTTCACTATTTTTGGAAACACGttgaagaagagaaatatttttaagcgATGCTTCCAACGTATTCACAAGAACAGGAGGAGGAGGTGCATGTCTTTTAACCCCTATAGAGTACCACTAACATGTAAGAAAGTAACCCTTGAAGAAATGTTAATCTCTGAaccaaaaatgaagaagaaaaaaaaacaaaaaaaaaaaaaaaaaaatccaatgCTGCATTATAAACATTTCTATAAGAGGTTTATCctcagaggaaaaaaaaaaaaatggctggAAACACACTCATATCATTCTAGGAGGTTTCATATGGCAAATATTTATGGTTATAAActtcctttaaaaaattgcagtAAAATTAGCAGGAGGATTTTCAGGTATAGTAAGAGGAAATCACTAATCCACGACATGTCCTATGTGGAGATTATTCAATTGACTGGTGAGGAGAAAGCCATAGTGGACATGCTAAAGGCGTGCACAAATGTGGAACAGGCAAACATGCTGAGGAGGAAATACCTGCTGGGTTTTCTCCTAGGAAAAATGTTTATCTATCAGCCCGATGATGACACAGTAACGAGGAAGGAGGACAACTTTTTTAACGCGAAAAATGGACTCGTCTGTCCGGCCCACTTCCTATGGCGCGCCCACATAAATGCAGACATGtacttgaagaagaaaaaaaaaaaaaaaaaaaaaaatattaaattaaatGTTAGCATTGGTCAGGAGAAAAGTGAATCCCCCGAGGAAGACAAGAAACAAAATGGCAACAACAAACTGGAGAGTCGGGAGAGAGACTTGTGGATATTCGTGCACCCCCTGTGCTTGCAACAGGTTATGGaaattcttcaaaatattaACGGAGcagttaaaataaaacacgTGAAagatatatgcatgtacgaATTAATTGGTCCAGAGAGCTTCCCCTTGCTtttgaatattttaaaaataaaaagtaagtACACTGTGCGGGACGAGCGAGACCTTTATCGCTTCGATTATGAGAATGTCACATTGCCGTACGATTTTGTCATTCCGCTGTATGCCCTCTTGCCAAAGGCGGTCGGCCCGTTCTTGCTTAACTATAAGGTTAGTGACTGCGCGGTGAAAAAATGGCGCGGTGGGAAAAGCCTAGacgggaaggaaggggatgcCCCAAATGTCAAGGCCGGTGATTCCCATTCTCAAGGGTCAAAAGGAAACAACAACGGCAAGGACAACGACAGTGATAATGACAATGATAAGGAGAACGACATCGACCTGGTCGAAAACGCCCTAGACTatttaagaacaaaaaacgGAAATCCAACGTTAAAAGCGAGCAGTTTCAGCCCCTACGACAATAACATACTGATGAACGAAAGGATCAAACAGAAcgtgataaaaaatataagagtAAACAAGTACGAGCATGTCCGCagcggaaaaaagaaaaaggtgaaaacaaGTATATTGAAAATGCTccgaaataataaaaatattgagAGTTATGATATCCTTCGGGAGAAGCGAATGTCAGGCGTAGCGCTCGGGGACTTGTTCCGTTTGGACGGGGACGCCCCCGCCCCGCagacgaggaggaagaaaaggcgCTGGCAATCATCGCAGTCGCAACCGCAATTGCAGCCACAGGAAGGGCAAGGACAGCCCCCCGGGGAAAAATCCACGAACGACGAAAAGGTAATACAAAGCTACATAGAAGATTTCTTGTACAAATCGAAagacgaaagaaaaaatggagaagagaTCGACAAAACAACAGGCGACAAGGAGACAAATGCAATTTACGcagaactgaaaaaaaacaaacttaCCATATCGCAAAATTCTAAAAAGTACATTAAGATTCCCATCCTTGTCATCAACCAAACGTGTAACAGTAATCAGAGGTACTTAATTCTCTCCCcagcaaggaaaaaaagttcagTGTTGTTCCAGCTCCTCGTGCGTAATGGATGTATAGCCATCGGCctaaaagaaagggaaaagataCTCAAGTGTTCAGACTTCCTATGTTATCCAAAAGATTTTCCTGATTCGCATGGTGGTATTTTATATAACAAATTCAGAGAAGAGCTAGCcagaaataaatattttaagaaGCCACTAAGGAAGAGAATTAATTATTATTGTCTCGGTATAAACAGCCCCTTTAATTATTCTTGGCTATGCATTTTCCCCTACAACAAccacataaaaattataagggCCAGTGACTGGTACAATCAATTTCTGTTGAAGACCTTCCTGCACCGCTTTTTATCCATTTCCTTAAAACGATTATGTGTCTTGGACACCGTGGACGGTTTCTACAACTTCATTGATGAGTTCAAGGCCAagttttccgttttttcaaCCTACTTCATTTCTGTGTATGTTCATGCCTACAAGGAGGGCACGCCACAACGCCTCTCGCATGTTTGTTCTCTCACGATGGAACAGTTggtgaaattttttatga AACACGGGGACACGAACAAAATGACCGAGTGGTTGCTACACCGAAGAAGAACAGTCAACAGGGGAAGGAACAGCAACAAGGTACAGAAGCTGAAAGAGCCAATTAACCGCAGATACAAAAGCAAAGCCATGAAGAGGAATGCACCCCCTGCCTCAGCAAAAACAGAATCCCAGATATATCACTTAGACGAAGAGTCAGACGCCAACCGTGGCGAAAAACACAAAGACGATGAAATAATTTTGGCCTCCAGGAAGATAATTGGCTACGTGTCCAGTGGGGGACACGTCCTTTCGAAGGGCCGCGGATGCGGAGTTGCCCatatctccttcttcttccttctggaGAATTTACTCAATCACGCATTTGTCCTACGCCTGC TTGCATCGGACCAAATCAGGATAAACACCCAGGGAAGGGAGTTTCCCTTCCTCGCGCTCATCAGGAATATCGACTCTGTGTACTACTCACACG TTTGGCTAGCTCTCATAACGGAAGATAAATatttacctttttaa